DNA sequence from the Streptomyces sp. HUAS 15-9 genome:
CGGCGCGGCCGCTGCCGGTGACGGCGGCCTTGACCTCGCTGGGGGTGTGCAGGGCGACGGGGATGCCGCGGCGGGAGGCGCAGAGCAGGGCGACGGCGCTGGCCTGGGCGGTGCCCATGACCGTACGGACGTTGTGCTGGCTGAAGACGCGCTCCACGGCGACGAACTCGGGCCGGTGTTCGTCCAGCCACTGCTCGATGCCCTGCTCGATGGCGACCAGCCGGTGTCCCGGGTCGGCATCGGCCGGGGTGCGGACGACGCCCACGCCGATCATGGTGAGCGGGCGTCCCGCCACGCCCTCGACCACCCCGACACCGCATCGGGTCAGTCCCGGGTCCACCCCCAGTACGCGCACCGGCCCCTCCCTCTCGCTCTCCTGTTTGTGCAGGCTATCGGGTGCCACCGACAACGGCCGACACGACGACGGGCCGACGGGTGTGTCCCGTCGGCCCGTTGAGCCCGTGGAGGCGGCGAAGGCGTTACGCGTCGACCTTCTCCATGATCTCGTCGCTGACGTCGAAGTTGGCGAAGACGTTCTGCACGTCGTCGCTGTCCTCGAGGGCGTCGATCAGCTTGAAGATCTTCTTGGCGCCCTCCTCGTCCAGCTCGACCTGGACGGACGGCACGAAGCTGGACTCGGCGGAGTCGTAGTCGATGCCGGCGCCCTGGAGGGCGGTACGGACCGCGACCAGGTCGGTGGCCTCACTGATGACCTCGAAGGACTCACCGAGGTCATTGACCTCCTCGGCGCCCGCGTCCAGGACGGCGCCGAGGACGTCGTCCTCGGTCAGCTCGCCCTTGGGGACGATGACGACGCCCTTGCGGCTGAACATGTACGACACCGAGCCGGGGTCGGCCATGTTCCCGCCGTTGCGGGTCATGGCGACGCGCACGTCGGAGGCGGCGCGGTTGCGGTTGTCGGTGAGGCACTCGATGAGCACCGCGACACCGTTGGGGCCGTAGCCCTCGTACATGATCGTCTCGTAGTCGGCGCCACCGGCCTCGAGACCGCCGCCGCGCTTGATGGCGGAGTCGATGTTCTTGTTCGGGACCGACTGCTTCTTGGCCTTCTGGACTGCGTCGTAGAGGGTCGGGTTCCCCTCGAGGTCGACGCCGCCCATACGCGCCGCGACCTCGATGTTCTTGATCAGCTTCGCGAAGAGCTTGCCGCGCTTGGCGTCGATCACGGCCTTCTTGTGCTTCGTCGTGGCCCATTTAGAGTGGCCGGACATCTGCCTGTCTCCTTCGCGTAACCCATCTCTGCAACGAACTCCAGAGATCCTACAAGGACTCCGGCGTCCGGTTGGCGCGCACCATGTCGACGAACAGGGCGTGCACGCGGTGGTCACCGGTCAGTTCCGGATGGAACGATGTGGCGAGCGCGTTGCCCTGACGGACCGCGACGATGTGGCCGCCGTGCTCGGCGAGCACCTCGGCCTCGGCACCCACGGACTCGACCCAGGGGGCGCGGATGAAGACGCCCTCTACAGGATCGCCCTCGACGCCGCGGACGTCGACCGCCGCCTCGAAGGACTCGTTCTGCCGTCCGAAGGCGTTGCGGCGCACGATCATGTCGATGCCGCCGACGGTCTCCTGACCCGAGCGCGGGTCGAGGATCTTGTCGGCGAGCATGATCATGCCCGCGCAGGTGCCGTAGACCGGCATGCCGTCCCGCACGCGCGCGCGGAGGGGCTCCATCACTCCGAAGAGGTTGGCCAGCTTGGAGATGGTCGTGGACTCGCCGCCGGGGATGACGAGGCCGTCGACCTCGGCGAGTTCTTCGGGGCGCCGCACCGGCCTGGCCACGGCGTCAGCCGCGGCCAGGGCGATGAGGTGCTCCCGTACGTCGCCCTGGAGTGCCAGGACGCCTATGACAGGAGTGCTCATGGGGTCTCTACCAGGGCCTCTTACCAGCCGCGGTTGGCGTAGCGCTCGGCCTCGGGCAGGGTGTCGCAGTTGATGCCGACCATGGCCTCGCCGAGGTTGCGGGACGCGTCCGCGATGATCTTCGGGTCGTCGTAGAAGGTGGTGGCCTTCACGATGGCGGCGGCACGCTTGGCCGGGTCGCCGGACTTGAAGATGCCGGAGCCGACGAAGACGCCCTCGGCGCCGAGCTGGCGCATCAGCGCGGCGTCGGCCGGGGTGGCCACGCCACCGGCGGAGAACAGCACGACCGGGAGCTTGCCGAGCTCGGCGACCTCCTTGACGAGCTCGAACGGGGCGCGCAGCTCCTTGGCGGCGGCGTAGATCTCGTTGTTGTCGCAGCCGCGCAGCTTGGCGATCTCGCCCTTGATCTGGCGCAGGTGGCGGACGGCCTCGACGACGTTGCCGGTGCCGGCCTCGCCCTTGGAGCGGATCATCGCAGCGCCCTCGGCGATGCGGCGCAGGGCCTCGCCCAGGTTGGTGGCACCACAGACGAAGGGGGTCGTGAACGCCCACTTGTCGGAGTGGTTGACCTCGTCGGCCGGGGTGAGGACCTCGGACTCGTCGATGTAGTCGACGCCGAGGGACTGCAGGACCTGGGCCTCGACGAAGTGGCCGATGCGGGACTTGGCCATGACCGGGATGGAGACGGCGCCGATGATGCCCTCGATCATGTCCGGGTCGGACATACGGGCCACGCCGCCGTCCTTGCGGATGTCGGCCGGGACCCGCTCCAGGGCCATGACGGCGACGGCGCCCGCGTCCTCGGCGATCTTCGCCTGCTCCGGCGTGACGACGTCCATGATCACGCCGCCCTTGAGCTGCTCGGCCATGCCGCGCTTCACGCGGGCGGTGCCGGTCTCGGGAGCCTGGTTCTCGGTGGTGGACACGGGTGACCTCACTGAAGTGAAAGACAGTTTCTGCTGCAGAGCAGGAAACGTGAATGGACCAGGCCACAGCAAGGGCCAATGCGAAGGCGGTGGATCCTTTTGGCCTACGATCCCGAGAAACGGCAGCTAGACGGCGCGGTCCACCAGCGCCGCCGGGGGTTCGTCGTCCATCTCGAAGGCCAGCGGGAAGGGGGCGTGGCCGGCCAGCCGGAACCAGCGCACCTTGCGGTGCTCACGGAGCCGGCGGGCCGCGCCCACCGCGTCGTTGTGGAAGCGGCGGGCCATCGGGACGCGTCGCACCGCCTCGGTCAGCTCACGGGCCGCCGCCTCCCCTCCGGGGGCCTCGCGGACCGCCTCGACCTGCTGGGCCTCCGCGAAGACCGCGCGCAGCGCCTGGCTCAGTTCGCTCTCGGCGACCTCCCGCTGCTCCTCCTCGGCCTGCCTGGCCGCGTGCGCGGCCTCGTACAGCACGATCGAGGCGGCCGGATCCAGCACACCGGAGGTCGCCAGCTCCTGGGTCACCGAGGCGCGCCGCAGCAGTTGGGCGTCGAGGGCGGCACGGGCGGCGTCGATCCGGGAGTGCAGGCGGTCCAGGCGGCCCGCCGTCCAGCTGAGGTAGAGACCGATCGCGACAAGGGCGACGAGGATCCAGATGAGGGTTGCGCTCACGGGCGGCAAGGCTACCGGTGCGCTCCGCTGGGTCGGCCGAGTACGGTGCTGTTGCCGACGCCCCGGGGCTGCCGCCCCGGCCCCCGCATCGGCCTGAAGGGCCTCGTCCTCAAACGCCGGACAGGCTGAATTTCACCGACCTCGGCATCAGGACCAGACCGGTCCGGTCGCCGGTCGCCGGTCGCCTCAACGCACCCAGCCACACCCGATACCGCCACCCGGCCCTCACTCCCGCCCGAGGGCTGCCGCCCCCAGACCCCCGCATCGGCCTGAACAGCCTCATCCTCAAACGCCGGACAGGCTGAATTTCACCGACCTCGGCATCAGGACCAGACCGGTCCGGTCGCCGGTCGCCTCAACGCTCCCAGCCACACCCGATACCGGGGCCCAGCCCCAGACCCGCACTTCGGCCAGAACGAACTGAACTTCGCCGACCCCGGCATCAGGACGACGCGGTCCGGTCGCCGGTGACCGCGGCCTCAGTGCTCCCAGCCACGCCCGTAACCGCCGCCCCGGCAATACACGCTGCCCACGCCCTTGGCCGGAAAGGTGCTGGTCAGTCGCGGGCCAGTCCCAGGCGGGCTCTCAGGCCCGATCGTTCGTCCGCGGCCACCGCTGCCGCGCCCGTCGTGACCGTTTCGTAGACCGAGAGGATGTCCGCGCCGACCGTCGACCAGTCGAAGCGGCGTACGTGGACGCTGCCGTGTTCGCGGAGTTCGGCGCGGCGGGCCGGGTCCGCCAGGAGGCGTACGGCCGCGTCGGCCAGGGCGTCCGCGTCCTCGTTGGTGAAGAGTTCTCCGGCCGCGCCCTGGTCCAGGACCTGGGCGAAGGCGTCCAGGTCGGAGGCGAGGACCGGCGCGCCCGCCGACATCGCCTCGACGAGGATGATGCCGAAGCTCTCGCCGCCGGTGTTGGGCGCCACGTAGAGATCGATGCTGCGCAGGAAGCGTGCCTTGTCCTCGTCGCTGATCATGCCCAGGAACTCGACGCGGGAGCGGAGTTCGGCGGGGAGGGTTTCCACCGCCTCCTCCTCGTCGCCGCGGCCGGCCACGAGGAGCCGGGTCTGCGGGCGGGCGGCGAGGATCTTGGGGAGGGCCTTCATCAGTACCGGCAGGCCCTTGCGCGGCTCGTCGATGCGGCCGATGAAGCCGATCGTGTCGCCCTGCCAGTCCGGATTCGGCTCCGCCTTGGCGAAGAAGTCGACGTCGACGCCGTTCGGGATGACCACCGCGTCTCCGCCCAGGTGCTCGACCAGGGTGCGCCGGGCGTACTCGCTCACCGCGATCCGCGCGCTGATCTTCTCCAGCGCGGCCTGCAGGATCGAGTACGCGGCGATCATCGCCCGGGAGCGGGGGTTGGATGTGTGGAACGTCGCGACGATGGGGCCCTGGGCCGCCCAGCAGGTCAGCAGGCCCAGCGAGGGCGACGTCGGCTCGTGGATGTGGACCACGTCGAACTCGCCGTCGTGCAGCCAGCGCCGTACCCGGGCAGCGGAGAGGAAACCGAAGTTCAGCCGGGCCACCGAGCCGTTGTACGGCACCGGGACCGCGCGGCCGGCCGAGACGACGTACGGCGGCAGCGGGGTGTCGTCGTCGGCCGGGGCGAGGACGGACACCTCGTGGCCGAGGCGGATGAAGTACGCGGCCAGGTCGCGGATGTGGAACTGGACGCCACCCGGCACGTCCCAGGAGTACGGGCAGACGATGCCGATCCTCACGGCGTCCCCTTCGCGGGATCGAGATCGGCGAGCCACAGCCGCTGGAGCATGTGCCAGTCCTCCGGATGTTCGGCGATACCCGTGGCGTAGGCGTCGGCCAACGCCTGTGTCATGACGGACGTCTTCTCGTCCCGCGTACCTGTCTCGGGTACCTCG
Encoded proteins:
- the pdxS gene encoding pyridoxal 5'-phosphate synthase lyase subunit PdxS; protein product: MSTTENQAPETGTARVKRGMAEQLKGGVIMDVVTPEQAKIAEDAGAVAVMALERVPADIRKDGGVARMSDPDMIEGIIGAVSIPVMAKSRIGHFVEAQVLQSLGVDYIDESEVLTPADEVNHSDKWAFTTPFVCGATNLGEALRRIAEGAAMIRSKGEAGTGNVVEAVRHLRQIKGEIAKLRGCDNNEIYAAAKELRAPFELVKEVAELGKLPVVLFSAGGVATPADAALMRQLGAEGVFVGSGIFKSGDPAKRAAAIVKATTFYDDPKIIADASRNLGEAMVGINCDTLPEAERYANRGW
- a CDS encoding glycosyltransferase family 4 protein: MRIGIVCPYSWDVPGGVQFHIRDLAAYFIRLGHEVSVLAPADDDTPLPPYVVSAGRAVPVPYNGSVARLNFGFLSAARVRRWLHDGEFDVVHIHEPTSPSLGLLTCWAAQGPIVATFHTSNPRSRAMIAAYSILQAALEKISARIAVSEYARRTLVEHLGGDAVVIPNGVDVDFFAKAEPNPDWQGDTIGFIGRIDEPRKGLPVLMKALPKILAARPQTRLLVAGRGDEEEAVETLPAELRSRVEFLGMISDEDKARFLRSIDLYVAPNTGGESFGIILVEAMSAGAPVLASDLDAFAQVLDQGAAGELFTNEDADALADAAVRLLADPARRAELREHGSVHVRRFDWSTVGADILSVYETVTTGAAAVAADERSGLRARLGLARD
- the pdxT gene encoding pyridoxal 5'-phosphate synthase glutaminase subunit PdxT, giving the protein MSTPVIGVLALQGDVREHLIALAAADAVARPVRRPEELAEVDGLVIPGGESTTISKLANLFGVMEPLRARVRDGMPVYGTCAGMIMLADKILDPRSGQETVGGIDMIVRRNAFGRQNESFEAAVDVRGVEGDPVEGVFIRAPWVESVGAEAEVLAEHGGHIVAVRQGNALATSFHPELTGDHRVHALFVDMVRANRTPESL
- the ruvC gene encoding crossover junction endodeoxyribonuclease RuvC, giving the protein MRVLGVDPGLTRCGVGVVEGVAGRPLTMIGVGVVRTPADADPGHRLVAIEQGIEQWLDEHRPEFVAVERVFSQHNVRTVMGTAQASAVALLCASRRGIPVALHTPSEVKAAVTGSGRADKAQVGAMVTRLLRLSAPPRPADAADALALAICHIWRAPAQNRLQQAVALHTAHATKGRTA
- a CDS encoding YebC/PmpR family DNA-binding transcriptional regulator; the encoded protein is MSGHSKWATTKHKKAVIDAKRGKLFAKLIKNIEVAARMGGVDLEGNPTLYDAVQKAKKQSVPNKNIDSAIKRGGGLEAGGADYETIMYEGYGPNGVAVLIECLTDNRNRAASDVRVAMTRNGGNMADPGSVSYMFSRKGVVIVPKGELTEDDVLGAVLDAGAEEVNDLGESFEVISEATDLVAVRTALQGAGIDYDSAESSFVPSVQVELDEEGAKKIFKLIDALEDSDDVQNVFANFDVSDEIMEKVDA